One genomic region from Anabaena sp. PCC 7108 encodes:
- the cobO gene encoding cob(I)yrinic acid a,c-diamide adenosyltransferase — MKNDTPQELNSDPEISRLIDEVMSSSLSDEQYRKKMQRRKEVQDQRIAKAIPEKGLIIVNTGHGKGKTTAALGMVMRSLGHGYKVAIVQFIKGAWEPSEKRAFSHWSDQLEFHAMGEGFTWETQDRDRDLDKASMAWEKSLEFIRNPDFKLVLLDEINIALKLGYLQIEEVLAGLEQKPPDKHVILTGRGAPPELMEKADLVTEMTLVKHPFRDQGVKAQAGIEY, encoded by the coding sequence ATGAAAAACGACACACCCCAAGAATTAAATTCTGATCCAGAGATTTCGCGGTTGATTGATGAGGTCATGTCATCATCCCTGAGTGATGAACAGTACCGCAAAAAGATGCAGCGACGTAAGGAAGTACAAGATCAACGCATAGCTAAAGCCATACCAGAAAAAGGCTTAATTATTGTTAATACTGGTCATGGGAAGGGTAAAACCACTGCGGCTTTGGGAATGGTGATGCGATCGCTTGGTCATGGCTACAAAGTAGCAATAGTGCAATTCATCAAAGGAGCCTGGGAACCTTCTGAAAAGCGAGCTTTCAGTCATTGGTCAGATCAATTAGAATTCCATGCAATGGGTGAAGGTTTCACTTGGGAAACTCAAGATCGTGATCGTGATCTCGATAAAGCCAGCATGGCTTGGGAAAAATCTCTAGAATTCATCCGTAACCCAGACTTTAAATTAGTACTACTGGATGAAATTAATATTGCTCTCAAATTAGGCTATTTACAAATTGAAGAAGTTTTAGCAGGTTTAGAGCAAAAACCACCAGATAAACACGTAATCCTTACAGGTAGAGGCGCACCACCAGAATTAATGGAAAAAGCAGATTTAGTGACTGAAATGACGCTTGTTAAGCATCCTTTCCGCGATCAAGGTGTTAAAGCTCAAGCCGGAATTGAATATTAA
- a CDS encoding DUF433 domain-containing protein, with amino-acid sequence MAQALVNLSEGITSEPPPLEFTTDGVIRIGKTRVTLDTVIAVFKQGTTAEEIAYRYPSLKLADIYATIAFYLNHQQEVEVYLQQRQQQAQEIRRMNEAKFDPQGLRDRLLARKAEREVC; translated from the coding sequence ATGGCACAAGCGTTAGTGAATCTCTCTGAAGGAATTACATCCGAACCCCCACCATTGGAATTTACCACTGATGGCGTGATTAGGATAGGCAAAACTCGTGTAACACTAGATACGGTAATTGCTGTTTTTAAACAAGGAACAACAGCAGAAGAAATTGCTTACCGTTATCCATCCCTTAAACTTGCTGATATCTATGCTACCATTGCCTTCTACCTCAATCATCAACAAGAAGTGGAAGTGTATCTACAGCAAAGACAACAACAAGCACAGGAAATTCGCAGGATGAATGAGGCAAAGTTTGACCCCCAAGGGTTGCGTGATAGATTGCTGGCGAGGAAAGCAGAACGGGAAGTATGTTGA
- the speY gene encoding deoxyhypusine synthase, with product MSQKPGKKIAPIPMSNNVSVVDLIDTYFTAYNSARLREACQLLTKEVFQEGVTVGVSLSGAMTPAGFGVSALAPLIRNGFIDWMISTGANLYHDMHYGLGFELFAGSPFLDDVKLREEGTIRIYDIIFGYDVLLETDAFIRKVLQAEPFQKRMGTAEFHHLLGKCVWEIEKQLGVKNSCLLATAYECGVPIYTSSPGDSSIGMNVAALALEGSKLVIDPSIDVNETAAIVYGAREKDGTSAAVIIGGGSPKNFLLQTQPQLHEVLGLEERGHDFFVQFTDARPDTGGLSGATPAEAVSWGKIDPDELPSAIVCYTDSTIALPLVTAYVLNQCQPRTLKRLYDQREALLDTLQKDYLAAKDKPVVKEEGTEEVATYPCGTPVKR from the coding sequence ATGTCACAAAAGCCAGGTAAGAAAATTGCACCTATCCCCATGTCTAATAATGTTAGCGTGGTTGACTTAATTGATACCTATTTTACCGCTTACAACTCAGCCCGGTTACGGGAAGCCTGTCAACTGCTGACTAAGGAAGTGTTTCAAGAGGGTGTAACTGTAGGGGTTAGCCTTTCCGGGGCGATGACACCCGCAGGTTTTGGAGTTTCCGCCCTTGCGCCCCTGATTCGCAATGGTTTTATTGACTGGATGATTAGCACAGGTGCAAATCTTTACCATGATATGCACTATGGTTTAGGTTTTGAACTGTTTGCTGGTAGTCCATTTTTAGATGATGTTAAATTGCGGGAAGAAGGAACTATCAGAATTTATGACATTATTTTTGGTTACGATGTACTGCTAGAAACCGATGCTTTTATTCGCAAAGTTCTCCAAGCAGAACCTTTCCAAAAACGCATGGGAACAGCTGAGTTTCACCATTTGCTAGGTAAGTGCGTGTGGGAAATAGAAAAGCAATTGGGTGTCAAAAATTCTTGCTTATTAGCAACGGCTTATGAATGTGGCGTACCTATTTACACTTCTTCTCCTGGTGATAGTTCCATAGGTATGAATGTGGCAGCTTTGGCGTTAGAAGGTTCAAAGTTGGTGATAGATCCCTCTATTGACGTAAATGAAACAGCAGCTATCGTCTATGGGGCGCGAGAAAAGGACGGTACAAGTGCAGCGGTAATTATTGGTGGTGGTAGTCCTAAGAACTTTTTATTACAAACACAACCGCAACTTCACGAGGTTTTAGGATTGGAAGAACGAGGACATGATTTCTTTGTGCAGTTTACCGATGCACGTCCTGATACCGGTGGGTTATCCGGTGCGACTCCCGCAGAAGCTGTGAGTTGGGGTAAGATTGACCCAGATGAGTTGCCTAGTGCGATCGTTTGTTATACCGATAGTACGATCGCTCTCCCATTGGTGACAGCCTATGTTCTCAATCAGTGTCAACCTCGTACTTTGAAGCGGTTGTATGATCAACGGGAAGCATTGTTAGATACTTTGCAAAAAGATTATTTAGCGGCTAAAGACAAGCCGGTTGTTAAGGAAGAAGGGACTGAGGAAGTAGCGACTTATCCTTGCGGTACACCTGTGAAACGTTAA
- a CDS encoding AAA family ATPase: MELVWLELNGYKRFAELSKMHVGGKLVAVVGPNEAGKTSLLRGLFHFNNVNAFVRDGASQEITRGKNLDDEQIVVEFTFAIEDDDRSQLSSEVAEAKNARWFAVRKTVSGKIITEIKDCPKRDLTLRHKLASKLKEVADLNEIFLNDDIAIVLNSEDESLNSRQLSILRNIVNSADQGNDIVRSFATQLSELIAYEERDHPENIAKKILLARCPKVLLFKDQDRDLLPDYDLNSFYKSEQQKIQSLQPIPPALKNLVNTANLDLEELYKAQSRQDRGCIRTILDKANSILSQRIQDTWKQSKLSVNVDLDQWRLTILIKSENGDYVKIAERSDGLRQFVALLMFLSQEPNMSVAPIVLIDEAEKHLHYDAQADLIQMFTRQDAASKIIYTTHSIGCLPEDLGAVRMIAAEEPHSKIINWFWDSDVPGFSTLLFAMGANTLAFILMRYAIIAEGAADMILVPALLKNVLGKDELGFQVAPGLSSVNSEGIAIINNQSPRTAYLVDTDEGGKKIRGQIIAAGVPQERVIDLPSIHGLGTVTAIEDFVDPKSYVKAVNEELKLSYGDNFQVTIADIDGPNVSKLLEIWCKKKKIKAPSKRAVAYRMIEGQYDYQLVRSDAAQQLCELYQSLNKALGLK; this comes from the coding sequence ATGGAACTGGTTTGGCTTGAGTTGAATGGCTACAAAAGGTTTGCAGAATTGTCGAAGATGCACGTGGGAGGCAAACTTGTCGCTGTCGTCGGACCAAACGAAGCAGGAAAAACTTCTTTGCTGCGTGGATTATTTCACTTTAACAATGTAAATGCTTTTGTTCGTGATGGTGCTTCGCAGGAAATCACTCGTGGTAAGAACTTAGATGATGAGCAGATAGTTGTGGAGTTTACGTTTGCAATAGAAGATGATGATCGTTCTCAGCTATCTAGCGAAGTTGCCGAGGCAAAAAATGCGAGATGGTTTGCAGTCCGTAAAACAGTTTCAGGAAAAATTATCACTGAGATCAAAGATTGCCCTAAACGAGACCTTACACTTCGGCATAAATTAGCCAGCAAACTAAAAGAAGTAGCCGATTTAAATGAAATATTTTTAAACGATGACATTGCTATAGTTTTAAATTCCGAAGATGAATCACTTAATAGTAGACAACTGAGCATTCTTCGCAATATTGTGAACTCCGCCGATCAAGGTAATGATATAGTTCGGAGTTTTGCTACGCAGCTATCAGAGCTAATTGCATATGAGGAACGTGATCATCCAGAAAACATAGCAAAGAAAATACTATTGGCACGTTGTCCTAAAGTATTACTCTTCAAAGATCAAGACCGAGATCTTTTACCAGACTATGATTTAAACAGTTTCTACAAATCAGAACAACAGAAAATACAATCATTGCAGCCTATACCACCTGCACTTAAGAATCTAGTAAATACTGCAAATTTAGATTTAGAAGAGTTGTATAAAGCGCAATCTAGACAGGATCGAGGTTGCATTCGGACAATTCTAGATAAAGCGAACTCAATACTTAGTCAACGAATACAAGATACATGGAAGCAATCAAAACTTTCAGTAAATGTTGATTTAGATCAATGGCGACTCACAATTCTTATCAAATCTGAGAACGGCGACTATGTAAAAATTGCTGAACGGAGCGACGGTCTAAGGCAATTTGTAGCACTTCTAATGTTTCTTTCACAAGAACCAAATATGAGCGTAGCACCAATAGTGTTAATTGATGAGGCCGAGAAGCATTTGCACTATGATGCACAAGCAGATCTCATCCAAATGTTTACTCGACAAGATGCTGCATCAAAGATAATTTACACGACACATTCAATTGGTTGTCTACCAGAGGATCTTGGAGCAGTAAGGATGATTGCTGCCGAGGAACCCCATAGCAAAATCATCAATTGGTTCTGGGATAGTGACGTACCAGGTTTTTCAACCCTTCTATTCGCAATGGGTGCGAATACCTTAGCATTTATACTTATGAGATACGCCATCATTGCTGAAGGTGCAGCAGATATGATTCTCGTGCCTGCTCTTCTCAAGAATGTCCTGGGAAAAGACGAATTAGGATTTCAAGTGGCACCTGGTTTATCAAGTGTCAACAGTGAAGGTATTGCGATAATCAACAACCAATCTCCCAGGACAGCTTATCTAGTAGATACAGATGAAGGTGGTAAAAAAATTCGGGGGCAGATAATTGCTGCGGGTGTACCACAGGAGCGAGTTATTGATCTACCAAGCATTCATGGCTTGGGTACGGTTACAGCAATTGAAGATTTTGTTGATCCAAAGTCTTATGTAAAAGCCGTTAATGAAGAACTAAAACTTTCATATGGAGATAATTTTCAAGTAACAATTGCCGATATTGATGGTCCAAATGTATCGAAATTACTGGAAATATGGTGTAAAAAAAAGAAAATTAAGGCTCCAAGTAAAAGAGCAGTAGCATACCGTATGATTGAGGGTCAATATGATTATCAATTAGTTCGGAGCGATGCAGCCCAACAACTTTGCGAATTGTACCAATCTTTAAACAAAGCATTAGGTTTGAAGTAG
- a CDS encoding AAA family ATPase, with the protein MYIRKVEIKNLWGNNFSWTLNQDVNVLIGKNGSGKSTILKMLNAAVQPIEDQT; encoded by the coding sequence ATGTATATAAGAAAAGTTGAAATTAAAAATCTGTGGGGAAATAACTTTTCCTGGACACTGAATCAAGACGTGAATGTTTTGATTGGTAAAAACGGTTCAGGGAAATCAACAATACTCAAAATGCTTAACGCAGCAGTTCAGCCAATTGAAGATCAAACCTAA
- a CDS encoding type II toxin-antitoxin system HicB family antitoxin, with product MPTIKQRFTVIIEKEDNGYVSLCPELDIASQGDSIEEAKDNLKEAIELFLELASPPEIKNRLKSEIFITNLEVSIG from the coding sequence ATGCCAACGATCAAACAGAGATTTACTGTCATTATTGAAAAAGAAGATAATGGGTATGTTTCCCTTTGTCCAGAATTAGATATTGCTAGTCAGGGAGACAGCATAGAGGAAGCAAAAGATAATTTAAAAGAAGCAATTGAATTATTTTTAGAGTTGGCTTCACCTCCAGAAATCAAAAATCGTCTTAAAAGTGAAATTTTTATTACTAATTTAGAGGTTTCTATTGGGTAA
- a CDS encoding type II toxin-antitoxin system HicA family toxin, with translation MGKLRVFSGKEICKILEDNGFIQIRQKGSHIVMQKQIEDSTLTAIVPNHSSVKFGTLMSIIRQSQLPRSLFE, from the coding sequence TTGGGTAAATTACGAGTATTTTCAGGGAAAGAAATCTGTAAAATTTTAGAGGATAACGGCTTTATACAAATTAGACAAAAAGGAAGTCATATTGTTATGCAAAAACAAATAGAAGACTCTACTCTGACTGCTATTGTACCTAATCACTCATCTGTTAAATTTGGTACATTAATGTCAATTATTCGTCAATCTCAATTACCTCGTTCTTTATTTGAATAA
- the fabG gene encoding 3-oxoacyl-ACP reductase FabG, translating into MKGKKVLLTGGTGGLGLGVTPAVLAQGAEVTIPYHHSKDVEHLKDIIPPEDFTRIHFIPANLEEEASVENVISRIGRVDVLIHLVGGFSMGKTHEYSYYSWKREFELNLNTTFLTCKYSLRSMLEHGYGRIVTVSSRAGAEPAGKLAAYSAAKAGVIALTKAIADETKGTNITANTVLPSVIDTPTNQKAMGAENADKWVKPESIAQVICFLVSEAAKDIRGAAIPVYGNV; encoded by the coding sequence ATGAAAGGCAAAAAAGTTTTACTTACAGGCGGTACTGGTGGACTGGGTTTAGGCGTAACGCCAGCAGTTCTCGCTCAAGGTGCAGAGGTGACAATTCCTTATCATCACTCTAAAGATGTAGAACATCTGAAAGACATTATTCCACCTGAAGATTTTACCAGAATTCACTTTATCCCTGCTAATTTGGAGGAAGAAGCTTCGGTAGAAAATGTGATCAGCCGCATAGGAAGGGTTGATGTGTTAATTCATCTCGTGGGTGGATTTTCAATGGGGAAAACCCACGAATATAGTTATTACAGTTGGAAAAGGGAATTTGAGTTAAACCTAAATACAACTTTTTTAACTTGTAAATATAGCCTGAGAAGTATGCTAGAACACGGCTATGGGCGCATTGTTACGGTCAGTTCTCGTGCTGGTGCTGAACCTGCGGGAAAATTAGCCGCTTACTCTGCGGCTAAAGCTGGTGTGATAGCTTTAACGAAAGCTATAGCTGATGAAACCAAAGGAACTAATATCACCGCCAATACTGTTCTCCCTAGTGTCATTGATACCCCCACCAACCAGAAAGCTATGGGTGCAGAAAACGCTGATAAGTGGGTAAAACCAGAATCTATCGCCCAAGTTATCTGCTTTTTAGTTTCAGAAGCTGCTAAAGATATCCGAGGTGCAGCTATTCCTGTTTACGGGAATGTTTGA